A single genomic interval of Deltaproteobacteria bacterium harbors:
- a CDS encoding sulfate ABC transporter permease subunit CysT, with the protein ARLEEFAYTEATAIAVVLLTISFVTLFAINLLERWSKRHHG; encoded by the coding sequence TGGCGCGGCTCGAGGAGTTCGCCTACACCGAGGCGACGGCGATCGCCGTCGTCCTGCTCACGATCTCGTTCGTCACGCTCTTCGCCATCAACCTCCTCGAACGCTGGAGCAAGCGACACCATGGCTGA
- the cysW gene encoding sulfate ABC transporter permease subunit CysW: MAETPAQAPPRAHDDPPAVKAALILAAVAVMAFFVVVPLVNVFVQALAGGVGVYWRNLTGDADTLHSIKLTLIVAPIAVGLNVTFGIAAAWAIARFRFPGRTALTALIDLPFTVSPVVVGLFLLLLFGLQGTFGPWLRAHDLKIVFALPGLVLATAFVTFPVVARELIPLMEAIGAEEEVAAVSLGARGWQVFRLITLPNIKWGLLYGVILCNARAMGEFGAVYVVSGHIAGKTDTMPLRVEKLFQEYNLPGAFALASVLAMLALVTLFAKTALEWKTRRDLAEAARLAAQGGEP, translated from the coding sequence ATGGCTGAGACCCCGGCCCAGGCCCCTCCCCGCGCGCACGACGACCCGCCCGCCGTGAAGGCGGCCCTCATCCTGGCCGCGGTCGCGGTCATGGCGTTCTTCGTCGTCGTCCCGCTCGTGAACGTCTTCGTGCAGGCGCTCGCCGGCGGCGTGGGCGTCTACTGGCGGAACCTGACCGGGGATGCCGACACGCTCCACTCGATCAAGCTCACGCTCATCGTGGCGCCCATCGCCGTGGGGCTGAACGTGACCTTCGGCATCGCGGCGGCGTGGGCGATCGCGCGCTTCCGCTTCCCGGGCCGCACGGCGCTCACCGCTCTCATCGACCTGCCGTTCACCGTCTCGCCGGTCGTGGTCGGCCTCTTCCTCCTCCTCCTCTTCGGCCTGCAGGGCACCTTCGGCCCCTGGCTCCGCGCCCACGATCTGAAGATCGTCTTCGCCCTCCCCGGCCTCGTCCTCGCCACCGCCTTCGTCACCTTCCCCGTGGTGGCGCGCGAGCTGATCCCGCTCATGGAGGCGATCGGCGCCGAGGAGGAGGTGGCCGCGGTCAGCCTCGGGGCGCGCGGCTGGCAGGTGTTCCGGCTGATCACGCTGCCCAACATCAAGTGGGGCCTCCTCTACGGGGTGATCCTCTGCAACGCGCGCGCGATGGGCGAGTTCGGCGCCGTCTACGTCGTCTCCGGCCACATCGCCGGCAAGACCGACACCATGCCTCTCCGCGTCGAGAAGCTCTTCCAGGAGTACAACCTCCCCGGCGCCTTCGCCCTGGCGTCCGTGCTCGCCATGCTCGCGCTGGTCACGCTCTTCGCGAAGACCGCGCTCGAGTGGAAGACCCGCCGCGACCTGGCCGAGGCCGCGCGGCTCGCGGCCCAGGGAGGCGAGCCATGA